The following proteins are encoded in a genomic region of Musa acuminata AAA Group cultivar baxijiao chromosome BXJ2-11, Cavendish_Baxijiao_AAA, whole genome shotgun sequence:
- the LOC135626374 gene encoding UDP-glycosyltransferase 87A2-like: MEAPHSAVNAHVAVLPYPGRGHINPMLRLARRLAARGFLVTVVLTEEWLSLLSDSLPQPLPAAVRLRTIPDVVPSERGRGADFASFIRSVLVRMGSPVAALLAELDPSPDAIIADSMLPWAPVIAHRMGVPVAAFFPQAANVFLAFQELKTLAACRSQPSELYQTGTDTTRNGDGFLDRLPKAASGHLGDFITHSAGEGMLKAFMDGIAWFSSARCLLFNSFDRLERRAFDKLLRANLSVPFYPVGPFVPDAADDEEAATAPCCKWLDSQPKSSVLYVSMSSFLPVSGEEIKEIAVGLQMSGHHFLWAVRDATNTVRELIGEKGMVVPWCDQPRMLRHPSVGGFLTHCGWNSTLEAIDAGVPMLTFPLMWDQYPNSKLVVEDWKIGLRLGDEEKDGVGREEVARAVQRLMDLDAAESKELRRRAMELKERSHAALREKGSSTMNLDAFVDHLLGKAD; this comes from the exons ATGGAAGCCCCCCACTCCGCCGTGAACGCCCACGTGGCGGTGCTGCCCTACCCCGGCCGCGGTCACATCAACCCCATGCTCCGCCTCGCCCGCCGCCTCGCCGCCCGCGGCTTCCTCGTTACCGTCGTCCTCACCGAGGAGTGGCTCTCCCTCCTCTCCGACTCCCTCCCCCAGCCGCTCCCCGCGGCCGTCCGCCTCCGCACCATCCCGGACGTGGTCCCCTCGGAGCGGGGCCGCGGGGCGGACTTCGCCTCCTTCATCCGGTCGGTGCTCGTCCGGATGGGCAGCCCCGTGGCCGCCCTTCTCGCAGAGCTCGACCCTTCCCCGGACGCCATCATCGCCGACTCGATGCTGCCCTGGGCGCCGGTGATCGCGCATCGCATGGGTGTCCCGGTGGCGGCGTTCTTTCCCCAGGCTGCGAACGTGTTCTTGGCCTTCCAAGAGCTCAAAACCCTCGCCGCCTGCCGGTCGCAGCCATCGGAACTCTACCAAACCGGGACCGACACCACTC GTAATGGAGACGGGTTTCTCGACCGCTTACCGAAAGCAGCCTCCGGGCACCTCGGCGACTTCATCACCCATTCCGCCGGGGAAGGCATGCTCAAGGCCTTCATGGACGGCATCGCTTGGTTCAGCTCCGCTCGGTGCCTCCTCTTCAACTCCTTCGACCGGCTCGAGCGCCGCGCCTTCGACAAGCTGCTGAGGGCCAATCTCTCGGTCCCCTTCTACCCGGTCGGCCCCTTCGTGCCCGACGCGGCCGACGACGAGGAGGCGGCCACCGCCCCCTGCTGCAAATGGTTGGACTCCCAACCAAAGAGCTCGGTGTTGTACGTCTCGATGAGCAGCTTCCTCCCCGTCTCGGGCGAGGAGATCAAGGAGATTGCCGTGGGGCTTCAGATGAGTGGGCATCACTTCCTATGGGCCGTGCGAGACGCGACGAACACCGTCCGTGAGCTGATCGGCGAGAAGGGGATGGTCGTGCCGTGGTGCGACCAGCCGAGGATGCTGCGCCATCCTTCCGTGGGGGGCTTCTTGACGCACTGCGGCTGGAACTCGACGTTGGAAGCCATTGATGCAGGCGTGCCCATGCTGACATTTCCACTGATGTGGGATCAGTACCCGAACAGCAAGCTGGTCGTGGAAGACTGGAAGATCGGACTGCGGCTGGGGGACGAGGAAAAGGATGGGGTTGGGAGGGAAGAGGTGGCGAGGGCGGTGCAGAGGTTGATGGACTTGGACGCGGCGGAGAGCAAGGAGCTGAGGAGAAGGGCGATGGAGCTCAAGGAGAGGTCTCATGCGGCACTGAGAGAGAAGGGGTCGTCTACCATGAACCTGGACGCTTTCGTCGACCACCTGTTAGGGAAAGCAGACTGA
- the LOC103971421 gene encoding uncharacterized protein LOC103971421 isoform X2: MACAARVWLRLAVAFLFLLAAFYVGRPLYWKLSATIHEVREKRKSVKDGISQFVLEAQKSVGWVHDESDSGAGDDRKASTATSRRILRSVLSGHPSSMDI, encoded by the exons ATGGCCTGCGCCGCTAGGGTTTGGCTCCGCCTCGCCGTCGCttttctcttcctcctcgccGCCTTCTACGTCGGCCGTCCCCTCTACTGGAAGCTCTCGGCCACCATCCACGAGGTCCGGGAGAAGCGCAAGTCCGTCAAAGACG GGATCTCGCAGTTCGTCCTCGAGGCCCAGAAGTCGGTGGGGTGGGTGCACGACGAGTCCGACTCGGGAGCAGGTGATGATCGGAAGGCTTCCACGGCCACCAGTCGACGGATCCTCCG ATCGGTTCTTTCAGGTCATCCCTCTTCGATGGATATTTAA
- the LOC135626376 gene encoding transcription factor MYBC1-like, with amino-acid sequence MREEEESSNWFARWEEQLPSPEELMPLSQTLITPDLAIAFDIPVTAAAAPAGANQNPGLSLHHPPASSRPPPHSDPESSDLNSAAAGGDEPARTLKRPRLVWTPQLHKRFVDAVAHLGIKNAVPKTIMQLMSVDGLTRENVASHLQKYRLYLKRMQGLSGSGGGVGGGPISAADAATDQLFASTPVPHHFLSRGSVAGPEPFLPYMPVAALQHHQQITAAMQQQQYYHQRHLGHYGSPTGGGGFDHAFPNRAVPHSGMHQMVGPAAPPGMGFPPTTLVDDLEPAKRGGNGERKVLTLFPTGEE; translated from the coding sequence ATGAGGGAAGAGGAAGAGAGTTCGAACTGGTTCGCGCGCTGGGAGGAGCAGCTGCCTTCGCCGGAGGAGCTCATGCCGCTGTCGCAGACCCTCATCACCCCCGATCTCGCCATCGCTTTCGATATCCCGGTCACCGCCGCTGCAGCCCCTGCCGGCGCCAACCAGAACCCTGGCCTCTCCCTCCACCACCCTCCCGCCTCCTCCCGCCCCCCGCCGCACTCCGATCCTGAGTCCTCCGACCTCAACTCCGCCGCCGCCGGGGGCGACGAGCCGGCGCGGACCCTCAAGCGGCCCCGCCTCGTGTGGACGCCGCAGCTCCACAAGCGCTTCGTGGATGCCGTCGCCCACCTCGGCATCAAGAACGCCGTCCCCAAGACCATAATGCAGCTGATGAGCGTCGATGGACTCACCCGCGAGAACGTCGCCAGCCACCTCCAGAAGTACCGCCTCTACCTCAAGCGCATGCAGGGCCTCAGCGGCTCCGGCGGTGGAGTCGGCGGGGGGCCAATCTCCGCCGCCGACGCCGCCACAGACCAGCTCTTCGCGAGCACCCCGGTGCCCCACCATTTCCTCAGCCGCGGGTCCGTCGCAGGCCCCGAGCCCTTCCTTCCGTATATGCCGGTGGCCGCTCTGCAGCACCATCAGCAGATCACGGCCGccatgcagcagcagcagtactACCATCAGCGGCATTTGGGGCATTACGGATCACCAACAGGCGGGGGAGGGTTCGACCACGCCTTCCCGAATCGGGCCGTCCCCCATTCGGGGATGCATCAGATGGTAGGACCGGCGGCGCCGCCGGGCATGGGTTTTCCGCCCACAACCTTAGTGGATGATTTGGAGCCTGCCAAAAGGGGAGGCAATGGTGAGAGGAAGGTACTAACGCTTTTCCCTACTGGTGAGGAGTGA
- the LOC103971421 gene encoding uncharacterized protein LOC103971421 isoform X1, protein MACAARVWLRLAVAFLFLLAAFYVGRPLYWKLSATIHEVREKRKSVKDGISQFVLEAQKSVGWVHDESDSGAGDDRKASTATSRRILRSSLFDGYLKNKSAACNCVIIYMDALFLHFWMLCIATNCLLNLFSFYVS, encoded by the exons ATGGCCTGCGCCGCTAGGGTTTGGCTCCGCCTCGCCGTCGCttttctcttcctcctcgccGCCTTCTACGTCGGCCGTCCCCTCTACTGGAAGCTCTCGGCCACCATCCACGAGGTCCGGGAGAAGCGCAAGTCCGTCAAAGACG GGATCTCGCAGTTCGTCCTCGAGGCCCAGAAGTCGGTGGGGTGGGTGCACGACGAGTCCGACTCGGGAGCAGGTGATGATCGGAAGGCTTCCACGGCCACCAGTCGACGGATCCTCCG GTCATCCCTCTTCGATGGATATTTAAAGAATAAATCTgcagcatgtaattgtgtaataaTCTATATGGATGCCCTCTTTCTACATTTCTGGATGTTGTGCATTGCTACTAATTGCCTTTTGAAtctattttctttttatgtgagCTGA